Proteins co-encoded in one Burkholderia ambifaria AMMD genomic window:
- the thiE gene encoding thiamine phosphate synthase, whose translation MSERFADAFWPPADELAEAAERIRARLGDWPAGTTPWRLCVAAPDVPVDGDVLIVSAGDRAAQARASAASRPAAPDAVAIEFDEHGATLHAAGVRHALEAAHPLGDDWIAALAAFLDCGFAPIDALVLALAWRDGDETRGADAWPVDAARFPRVAGLAAAPEPAFPPCPAQLGLYPVVPDAEWVERVLDCGARTVQLRVKGAHPAALRGEIARAVAAGRRYPDARVFINDHWQIAVEEGAYGVHLGQEDLETADLAAIAHAGLRLGLSSHGYYEMLRALHERPSYLALGPVYATATKAVAAPPQGLARIARYARFAGARAPLVAIGGVGLDALPDVLATGVGSVAVVSAITGAIDYRAAVVALQQCFARQFDNH comes from the coding sequence ATGAGCGAGCGCTTTGCCGATGCGTTCTGGCCGCCGGCCGACGAGCTGGCCGAAGCGGCCGAGCGGATTCGCGCCCGCCTGGGCGACTGGCCGGCCGGCACGACGCCGTGGCGGCTGTGCGTCGCGGCGCCCGACGTGCCGGTCGACGGCGACGTGCTGATCGTGTCGGCCGGCGACCGTGCCGCGCAGGCGCGCGCGTCGGCCGCATCGCGCCCCGCGGCGCCGGATGCGGTCGCGATCGAGTTCGACGAACACGGCGCGACGCTGCATGCCGCGGGCGTGCGCCATGCGCTGGAAGCCGCGCATCCGCTCGGCGACGACTGGATCGCGGCACTCGCCGCATTCCTCGATTGCGGTTTCGCGCCGATCGACGCGCTGGTGCTGGCGCTCGCGTGGCGTGACGGCGACGAAACGCGCGGCGCGGATGCGTGGCCGGTCGACGCCGCGCGATTTCCGCGCGTCGCCGGCCTGGCCGCCGCGCCGGAGCCCGCATTCCCGCCGTGCCCCGCGCAACTCGGCCTGTATCCGGTCGTCCCCGACGCCGAATGGGTCGAGCGCGTGCTCGATTGCGGCGCGCGGACCGTGCAGCTGCGCGTGAAAGGCGCGCACCCTGCCGCGTTGCGCGGCGAAATCGCGCGTGCGGTCGCGGCCGGGCGCCGCTATCCCGATGCGCGCGTGTTCATCAACGATCACTGGCAGATCGCGGTAGAAGAGGGGGCGTACGGCGTACATCTGGGTCAGGAAGACCTGGAGACGGCCGATCTGGCCGCGATCGCGCACGCGGGCCTACGGCTCGGGCTGTCGAGCCACGGCTATTACGAAATGTTGCGGGCATTGCACGAGCGCCCGAGCTATCTCGCGCTCGGCCCCGTGTACGCGACCGCGACCAAGGCAGTTGCGGCGCCGCCGCAGGGACTCGCGCGGATCGCCCGCTATGCGCGCTTCGCGGGCGCGCGGGCGCCGCTCGTCGCGATCGGCGGCGTGGGCCTCGACGCGTTGCCTGACGTGCTCGCGACGGGCGTCGGCAGCGTCGCGGTCGTCAGTGCGATCACGGGCGCGATCGATTATCGGGCGGCGGTTGTTGCGTTGCAGCAATGTTTTGCCCGACAATTTGACAATCATTGA
- a CDS encoding ABC transporter ATP-binding protein/permease, producing the protein MTQSIDPVRSASDAPQDERPVSAWSLIKPYWVSSEWKTAWGLLVTIIVINLCVVWINVKLNKWNAQFYNALQSKDVHDFPNLLMQFSALAFGFIILAVYGRYLRQMLGFRWRQWLTDRFLGQWLGDRAFYRIERDRLADNPDQRITDDLQSFATTTLALSLDLLSTVVTLVSFITILWSLAGALTLSLGATPITIPGYMVWAAALYAVVGSLIIQKVGHPLVSINYQQQRVEADFRFGLIRVRENAEQIAFYDGEKTETRNAQSLFMRIRDNWWRVMKYTKRLTFVLSFYGQIAIIFPLVVAAPRYFAGAFSFGVLMQISSAFGTVSDSFSWFINSYSTLVEWRATVNRLREFKRVMGTSHLKESLSPATEHGGINLHYVDAAKLSTSSLKLALPNGTALANIGSLTIEPGSRWLVIGKSGSGKSTFMRALAGLWPFGDGAIDAPVGARMMFVPQTSYLPIGTLKAALTYPAAPDAFTDDACRDALRACRLEDYVGRLDETGHWTRVLSPGEQQRLAGARVLLHKPDFLFLDEATSALDADNEARLYHLFAERLPKAAIVSIAHRESLAAFHVGMINVERVTDTDKVAA; encoded by the coding sequence ATGACCCAATCGATCGATCCCGTCCGCTCCGCCTCAGACGCGCCGCAGGACGAGCGCCCGGTATCCGCATGGAGCCTCATCAAGCCCTACTGGGTGTCGTCCGAATGGAAAACCGCGTGGGGGTTGCTCGTCACGATCATCGTGATCAATCTCTGCGTCGTCTGGATCAACGTCAAGCTGAACAAGTGGAACGCGCAGTTCTACAACGCGCTGCAGTCGAAGGATGTCCACGACTTCCCGAACCTGCTGATGCAGTTCTCGGCACTCGCGTTTGGCTTCATCATCCTCGCGGTGTATGGCCGCTACCTGCGGCAGATGCTCGGGTTCCGCTGGCGCCAGTGGCTCACCGATCGCTTTCTCGGCCAGTGGCTCGGCGATCGCGCGTTCTACCGGATCGAACGCGACCGCCTCGCCGACAACCCCGACCAGCGGATCACCGACGACCTCCAGTCGTTCGCGACGACGACACTCGCGCTGTCGCTCGACCTGCTGTCGACGGTCGTCACGCTCGTGTCGTTCATCACGATCCTGTGGTCGCTCGCCGGCGCGCTGACGCTCTCGCTCGGCGCGACGCCGATCACGATCCCCGGCTACATGGTGTGGGCGGCCGCGTTGTACGCGGTGGTCGGCTCGCTGATCATCCAGAAGGTCGGCCACCCGCTCGTGTCGATCAACTACCAGCAGCAGCGCGTCGAGGCCGATTTCCGCTTCGGGCTGATCCGCGTGCGCGAGAACGCCGAGCAGATCGCGTTCTACGACGGCGAGAAAACCGAGACCCGCAACGCGCAGAGCCTGTTCATGCGCATTCGCGACAACTGGTGGCGCGTGATGAAGTACACGAAGCGCCTCACGTTCGTGCTGAGCTTCTACGGGCAGATCGCGATCATCTTCCCGCTCGTCGTCGCCGCGCCGCGCTATTTCGCGGGCGCGTTCTCGTTCGGCGTGCTGATGCAGATCTCGTCCGCGTTCGGCACCGTCAGCGATTCGTTCTCGTGGTTCATCAACAGTTACTCGACCCTCGTCGAATGGCGCGCAACCGTCAACCGTCTGCGTGAATTCAAGCGCGTGATGGGCACGTCGCACCTGAAGGAAAGCCTGTCGCCGGCAACCGAGCACGGCGGCATCAACCTGCACTACGTCGATGCCGCGAAGCTGTCCACATCGTCGCTGAAGCTCGCGCTGCCGAACGGCACCGCGCTCGCGAACATCGGCAGCCTGACGATCGAACCCGGCTCGCGCTGGCTCGTGATCGGCAAGTCGGGTTCCGGCAAGAGCACGTTCATGCGCGCGCTTGCGGGCCTGTGGCCGTTCGGCGACGGCGCGATCGACGCGCCGGTCGGCGCGCGGATGATGTTCGTGCCGCAGACGAGCTACTTGCCGATCGGCACGCTGAAGGCCGCGCTCACCTATCCGGCCGCGCCCGACGCGTTCACCGACGACGCGTGCCGCGACGCGCTGCGCGCGTGCCGCCTCGAAGACTACGTCGGTCGCCTCGACGAGACCGGCCACTGGACGCGCGTGCTGTCGCCCGGCGAACAGCAGCGTCTCGCCGGCGCGCGCGTGCTGCTGCACAAGCCGGACTTCCTGTTCCTCGACGAAGCGACGAGCGCGCTCGACGCGGACAACGAAGCGCGGCTCTATCACCTGTTCGCCGAACGGCTGCCGAAGGCCGCGATCGTCAGCATCGCCCACCGCGAGTCGCTGGCCGCGTTCCACGTCGGCATGATCAACGTCGAGCGCGTGACCGACACCGACAAGGTTGCCGCGTAA
- a CDS encoding thiazole synthase: MTSLTSADALTLYGETFASRVLLGTSRYPSLQSLSDSIAASRPGMVTVALRRQMTGGTAEAGFFDLLKRHAVPLLPNTAGCQTVAEAVTTAHMAREVFETDWIKLELIGDDYTLQPDPVGLIEAAAQLVKDGFKVLPYCTEDLVIGRRLLDVGCEALMPWGAPIGTGKGVVNPYGLRVLRERLPDVPLIVDAGLGVPSHACQVMEWGFDGVLLNTAVSQATHPEIMARAFAQGVEAGRAAYLAGPMDARETAHASTPVVGMPFWHQDGGGA; the protein is encoded by the coding sequence ATGACGTCCCTCACTTCTGCCGACGCGCTGACGCTGTACGGCGAAACCTTCGCAAGCCGCGTGCTGCTCGGCACGTCGCGCTATCCGTCGCTGCAGTCGCTGTCCGATTCGATCGCCGCGTCGCGTCCCGGCATGGTGACGGTCGCGCTGCGCCGCCAGATGACGGGCGGCACCGCCGAAGCCGGCTTCTTCGACCTGCTCAAGCGTCACGCGGTGCCGCTGTTGCCAAACACGGCCGGTTGCCAGACCGTCGCCGAGGCGGTGACGACCGCGCATATGGCGCGCGAGGTCTTCGAGACCGACTGGATCAAGCTCGAGCTGATCGGCGACGACTACACGCTGCAGCCCGACCCGGTCGGGCTGATCGAGGCGGCCGCGCAACTGGTCAAGGACGGCTTCAAGGTGCTGCCGTACTGCACCGAGGATCTCGTGATCGGCCGGCGCCTGCTCGACGTAGGCTGCGAGGCGCTGATGCCGTGGGGCGCGCCGATCGGCACCGGCAAGGGCGTGGTGAACCCGTACGGGCTGCGCGTGCTGCGCGAGCGGCTGCCGGACGTGCCGCTGATCGTCGACGCCGGGCTCGGCGTGCCGTCGCATGCGTGCCAGGTCATGGAGTGGGGTTTCGACGGCGTGCTGCTGAACACGGCCGTGTCGCAGGCCACGCATCCGGAGATCATGGCGCGCGCGTTCGCGCAGGGCGTCGAGGCCGGCCGTGCGGCCTACCTCGCCGGGCCGATGGACGCGCGCGAGACCGCGCACGCGAGCACGCCGGTCGTCGGGATGCCGTTCTGGCACCAGGACGGGGGCGGCGCATGA
- the thiS gene encoding sulfur carrier protein ThiS gives MDIQINQQTLTLPDGATVADALAAFGARPPYAVALNGNFVARTQHAARALATGDKLDVVHPVAGG, from the coding sequence ATGGACATCCAGATCAACCAACAGACCCTGACGCTGCCCGACGGCGCGACGGTGGCCGACGCACTCGCCGCGTTCGGCGCGCGTCCGCCATACGCGGTCGCGCTGAACGGCAATTTCGTCGCGCGCACGCAGCATGCGGCGCGCGCGCTCGCGACGGGCGACAAGCTCGACGTGGTGCACCCCGTCGCGGGCGGCTGA
- the mlaD gene encoding outer membrane lipid asymmetry maintenance protein MlaD has product MTMKKTALDFWVGLFVVVGFLAVLFLALKVGNMSSLSFQPTYSVRMKFDNIGGLKPRAAVKSAGVVVGRVKAIGFDSNTYQALVTIDVDGQYPFPKDSSAKILTSGLLGEQYIGLDPGGDTEMLKSGDTITMTQSAIVLENLIGQFLYSKAADAGGAKPASGAPAAPAAPAAPAPVAVPASAVAGSAAQ; this is encoded by the coding sequence ATGACGATGAAAAAGACTGCTCTCGACTTCTGGGTCGGCCTGTTCGTGGTGGTGGGCTTCCTTGCGGTGCTGTTCCTGGCGCTCAAGGTCGGCAACATGAGCTCGCTGTCCTTTCAGCCGACCTACTCGGTGCGGATGAAATTCGACAACATCGGCGGGCTGAAGCCGCGCGCGGCCGTGAAGAGCGCCGGCGTCGTGGTCGGCCGCGTGAAGGCGATCGGCTTCGACAGCAATACGTATCAGGCGCTCGTGACGATCGACGTCGACGGCCAATACCCGTTCCCGAAGGATTCGTCGGCGAAGATCCTGACGTCCGGCCTGCTCGGCGAGCAGTACATCGGCCTCGATCCGGGCGGTGACACCGAAATGCTGAAGTCGGGCGATACGATCACGATGACGCAGTCGGCGATCGTGCTCGAGAATCTGATCGGCCAGTTCCTGTACAGCAAGGCGGCCGACGCGGGCGGCGCGAAGCCGGCATCCGGCGCACCGGCAGCACCGGCAGCACCGGCCGCGCCCGCACCGGTCGCGGTGCCGGCGTCCGCGGTGGCCGGCTCGGCCGCCCAATAA
- a CDS encoding ABC transporter ATP-binding protein, producing the protein MSPTPTETLLELRDVDFGYGERLVLSNLNLRFGRGQVVAVMGGSGCGKTTVLRLIGGLVRASRGQVLFDGADVGAQTRDGLYALRRKMGMLFQFGALFTDMSVFENVAFALREHTDLPEDLVRDLVLMKLNAVGLRGARDLMPSEVSGGMARRIALARAIALDPQLIMYDEPFAGLDPISLGITANLIRTLNQALGATSILVTHDVPESFAIADYVYFLANGGVLAQGTPAELRASTEPSVRQFIDGAPDGPFKFHYTSPPLAADFGLGGGRA; encoded by the coding sequence GTGAGCCCCACTCCTACCGAGACTCTGCTGGAACTTCGCGACGTCGACTTTGGCTATGGCGAGCGCCTCGTCCTGTCGAACCTGAACCTGCGCTTCGGGCGCGGCCAGGTCGTCGCTGTCATGGGCGGGTCGGGCTGCGGCAAGACGACCGTGCTGCGCCTGATCGGCGGCCTCGTGCGTGCAAGCCGCGGCCAGGTGCTGTTCGACGGCGCCGACGTCGGCGCGCAGACGCGCGACGGCCTGTACGCGCTGCGCCGCAAGATGGGCATGCTGTTCCAGTTCGGCGCGCTGTTCACCGACATGTCGGTGTTCGAGAACGTCGCGTTCGCGCTGCGCGAACACACCGACCTGCCCGAAGACCTGGTCCGCGACCTCGTGCTGATGAAGCTCAACGCGGTCGGGCTGCGCGGCGCGCGCGACCTGATGCCCTCCGAGGTGTCGGGCGGGATGGCGCGCCGTATCGCGCTCGCGCGCGCGATCGCGCTCGATCCGCAGCTCATCATGTACGACGAGCCGTTCGCGGGCCTCGATCCGATCTCGCTCGGCATCACCGCGAACCTGATCCGCACGCTGAACCAGGCGCTCGGCGCAACGTCGATCCTCGTCACGCACGATGTGCCGGAATCCTTCGCGATCGCCGATTACGTGTATTTTCTGGCCAACGGCGGCGTGCTCGCGCAGGGGACGCCCGCCGAGCTGCGCGCGTCCACCGAGCCGAGCGTGCGGCAGTTCATCGACGGCGCGCCGGACGGCCCGTTCAAATTTCATTACACGAGCCCGCCGCTGGCAGCGGATTTCGGGCTCGGCGGAGGGCGCGCATGA
- a CDS encoding alanine/glycine:cation symporter family protein: protein MEAFVQGLIDAVNGVLWNYVLIALLLGVGAWFTLRFRMIQLKALFLSMKLVGSKGEPGSISSFQAFATGLASRVGTGNIAGVAVALTVGGPGAIFWMWMTALVGMSSAFVEATLAQIFKVSHPDGSYRGGPAYYIQTGLRSRGFGVLFSLSLILAFGFVFNAVQANAIADAFHTSFGWSRETVGLGLVLLTAPLIFGGIRRIASVAQVIVPVMAIGYLGLAVYAVATHAALVPGVLALIVKSAFGLEQAAGGLTGYAVSQAVAMGVKRGLFSNEAGMGSAPNAAATASVRHPVVQGLIQMLGVFVDTIVICSATAFVILLSGQYELGTGMEGAALTQRAIASHVGGWGSIYMAVAIFFFAYSSVIGNYAYAEGNVEFITKRRGVLPLFRIAVLGMVMFGSVGQLPLVWAMADTSMGLMAIINLVAILALGKYAHAAWRDYRHQRAQGIAEPVFTRNTIPELARVLPADVWGEHGPLPLRPASADVADEAANDAVAEARVAVRES, encoded by the coding sequence ATGGAAGCATTCGTGCAAGGGCTGATCGATGCCGTCAACGGTGTGCTGTGGAACTACGTGCTGATCGCGCTGCTGCTCGGCGTGGGCGCGTGGTTCACGCTGCGGTTCCGGATGATCCAGTTGAAGGCGCTGTTCCTCAGCATGAAGCTGGTCGGCAGCAAGGGCGAGCCGGGCAGCATCTCGTCGTTCCAGGCGTTCGCGACCGGCCTCGCGAGCCGCGTGGGCACCGGCAACATCGCGGGTGTCGCGGTCGCGCTGACGGTCGGCGGGCCGGGCGCGATCTTCTGGATGTGGATGACGGCGCTCGTCGGCATGTCGTCCGCGTTCGTCGAGGCGACGCTCGCGCAGATCTTCAAGGTGTCGCATCCGGACGGCAGCTATCGCGGCGGCCCCGCTTACTACATCCAGACGGGCCTGCGCTCGCGCGGCTTCGGCGTGCTGTTCTCGCTGTCGCTGATCCTCGCGTTCGGCTTCGTGTTCAACGCGGTGCAGGCCAATGCGATCGCCGATGCATTTCACACGTCGTTCGGCTGGAGCCGCGAGACCGTCGGCCTCGGCCTCGTGTTGCTCACCGCGCCGCTCATCTTCGGCGGCATTCGCCGCATCGCGTCGGTCGCGCAGGTGATCGTGCCGGTGATGGCGATCGGCTACCTCGGGCTGGCCGTCTACGCGGTCGCGACGCACGCGGCGCTGGTGCCGGGCGTGCTCGCGCTGATCGTGAAGAGTGCGTTCGGGCTCGAGCAGGCGGCGGGCGGCCTGACCGGCTATGCGGTCAGCCAGGCAGTCGCGATGGGGGTGAAACGCGGGCTGTTCTCGAACGAAGCCGGCATGGGTAGCGCGCCGAACGCGGCCGCGACCGCGAGCGTGCGGCATCCGGTCGTGCAGGGGCTGATCCAGATGCTCGGCGTATTCGTCGACACGATCGTGATCTGCAGCGCGACCGCGTTCGTGATCCTGCTGTCGGGCCAGTACGAGCTCGGCACCGGCATGGAAGGCGCGGCGCTCACGCAGCGCGCGATCGCGAGCCACGTCGGCGGCTGGGGCAGCATCTACATGGCCGTCGCGATCTTCTTTTTCGCGTACTCGTCGGTGATCGGCAACTACGCGTATGCGGAAGGCAACGTCGAGTTCATCACGAAGCGGCGCGGCGTGCTGCCGCTGTTCCGCATCGCGGTGCTGGGGATGGTGATGTTCGGCAGCGTCGGGCAACTGCCGCTGGTGTGGGCGATGGCCGATACGAGCATGGGGCTGATGGCGATCATCAACCTCGTCGCGATTCTCGCGCTCGGCAAGTATGCGCATGCCGCGTGGCGCGACTATCGCCACCAGCGCGCGCAGGGCATTGCCGAGCCGGTGTTCACGCGCAACACGATTCCCGAGCTCGCACGCGTGCTGCCGGCCGACGTGTGGGGCGAGCACGGCCCACTGCCGCTGCGTCCGGCTTCGGCCGATGTGGCGGATGAAGCGGCGAACGACGCGGTGGCCGAAGCCCGCGTCGCGGTGCGCGAGTCATGA
- a CDS encoding FAD-dependent oxidoreductase yields the protein MNVHASRPDFAVLGGGLVGRLIAWRLAGDGHRVALYERGGPDGEQSAAWIAAAMLAPLAEAASAELLITELGAASLARWPQWLAELPEPVFFQHHGTLVVWHHADRAEAPLFERRVRANAPAELFDGGFVTLAGAQVDAAEPALAGRFARGLLLPREGQLDNRQALRALAAGLAQRGVELHWHATIDDANRPDAHFTIDCRGLGAKAALPALRGIRGEVARVHAPGIGLTRPVRLLHPRYPLYIAPKQDDLYVIGATEVEGEDMSPVSVRSALELLSAAFSVHPAFGEARILELNAQCRPTLPDHRPAVIWDGATTLAVNGLYRHGFMIAPEVAHAAVAFAQAALGGAFADADAFAAWRDAARWPALLHHRDDVRQPA from the coding sequence ATGAACGTCCACGCTTCCCGGCCGGATTTCGCGGTGCTAGGCGGCGGCCTCGTCGGCCGGCTGATCGCCTGGCGGCTCGCGGGCGACGGGCATCGCGTCGCGCTGTACGAGCGCGGCGGCCCGGACGGCGAGCAATCGGCCGCGTGGATCGCGGCCGCGATGCTTGCGCCGCTCGCCGAGGCGGCGAGCGCCGAACTGCTGATCACCGAGCTCGGCGCCGCGTCGCTCGCGCGCTGGCCGCAATGGCTCGCGGAGCTGCCCGAACCGGTGTTCTTCCAGCATCACGGCACGCTCGTCGTCTGGCATCACGCGGATCGGGCGGAGGCGCCGCTGTTCGAGCGGCGCGTGCGCGCGAACGCGCCGGCCGAGCTGTTCGACGGCGGCTTCGTCACGCTGGCCGGCGCGCAGGTCGACGCGGCCGAGCCCGCGCTCGCGGGGCGCTTCGCGCGCGGCCTGCTGCTGCCGCGCGAAGGGCAGCTCGATAATCGTCAGGCGCTGCGCGCGCTGGCGGCGGGCCTCGCGCAGCGCGGCGTCGAGCTGCACTGGCACGCGACGATCGACGACGCGAACCGGCCCGACGCACATTTCACGATCGATTGCCGCGGTCTCGGCGCGAAAGCCGCGCTGCCCGCGCTGCGCGGCATCCGCGGCGAAGTCGCGCGGGTGCACGCGCCGGGCATCGGGCTCACGCGGCCCGTGCGGCTGTTGCATCCGCGCTATCCGCTGTACATCGCGCCGAAGCAGGACGACCTGTACGTGATCGGCGCAACCGAGGTGGAGGGCGAGGACATGTCGCCCGTCAGCGTGCGCTCCGCGCTCGAACTGCTGAGCGCGGCGTTCTCCGTGCACCCGGCGTTCGGCGAGGCGCGCATCCTCGAACTGAATGCGCAGTGCCGCCCGACGCTGCCCGACCACCGCCCGGCGGTGATCTGGGACGGCGCGACGACGCTCGCCGTCAACGGCCTGTACCGGCACGGCTTCATGATCGCGCCGGAAGTCGCGCATGCGGCGGTCGCGTTCGCGCAGGCCGCGCTCGGCGGCGCGTTCGCCGATGCCGATGCGTTCGCCGCATGGCGCGATGCCGCGCGCTGGCCGGCGCTCCTTCATCACCGCGACGACGTGCGCCAGCCGGCCTGA
- a CDS encoding lipid II-degrading bacteriocin: MLVAASPYLPIYALLKQSISLAQTNVLPEISVNAPRLPSLDGFSNKVGGGGAMSEAALGYPKLLCFGRYCSATEMFNNADHGDMISTTEEFFKFLFEYRNEIFWRNQLTLVGEFTGWLARGGYQNFPGANSYNLNVALAQHGDVSTLFGIYANQLNGIRPVSEFQFYGNPFMFIGAVYYWVFGNGERRSINLESMNLRMSASDFKLIQDSIDNPGYGPGTYSIDGPFSTNIFNHGAHDFWSATTVGRVSGHVRGTLTMQQDNTYRFVGSYTLNPDKFDADSSNRPFLQEWMTTVLREIGSMLGHADYQIYFTGEKEVSFSGQRTIQNGQTRPPQAVHRPSFGGLMRPGPQ, from the coding sequence ATGCTCGTCGCGGCGTCACCCTACCTCCCGATTTATGCACTGTTGAAACAATCAATCAGCTTGGCACAAACCAATGTGTTGCCGGAAATTTCAGTCAACGCACCGCGCCTCCCCAGTCTCGACGGATTTTCAAACAAGGTCGGTGGAGGAGGAGCGATGTCAGAGGCTGCACTCGGTTATCCCAAGCTTCTGTGCTTCGGTAGATACTGTTCCGCCACCGAGATGTTCAATAACGCTGACCATGGCGACATGATCTCCACCACGGAGGAATTCTTCAAATTCCTGTTCGAGTACCGCAATGAGATTTTCTGGCGCAACCAACTAACTTTGGTCGGCGAATTTACCGGGTGGCTGGCGCGAGGCGGTTATCAGAATTTCCCGGGAGCGAATTCATACAACCTTAACGTCGCCCTGGCCCAGCATGGTGATGTTTCGACACTGTTCGGCATCTATGCAAATCAGCTGAACGGGATCCGGCCGGTCTCCGAGTTTCAGTTTTACGGCAATCCCTTCATGTTCATCGGGGCCGTCTACTACTGGGTGTTCGGAAATGGCGAGCGCAGATCAATCAACCTGGAATCCATGAATTTGAGAATGAGTGCCTCCGATTTCAAGTTGATCCAGGACAGCATCGACAATCCAGGATATGGCCCGGGCACCTACTCAATCGACGGACCATTCAGCACAAACATCTTCAACCACGGTGCCCATGACTTCTGGTCCGCCACGACTGTAGGGCGTGTCTCGGGGCACGTACGAGGGACCTTGACGATGCAGCAGGACAATACCTATCGATTCGTTGGCTCCTACACGTTGAATCCAGACAAATTCGACGCCGATAGCTCCAATCGTCCGTTTCTACAAGAGTGGATGACTACCGTGTTGAGAGAAATTGGCTCCATGCTCGGACATGCCGATTATCAAATCTACTTCACTGGTGAAAAGGAGGTCTCGTTCTCAGGTCAAAGAACGATTCAGAACGGGCAAACGCGTCCACCGCAAGCGGTTCACCGGCCATCGTTCGGTGGCCTTATGCGCCCCGGACCCCAGTAG
- the mlaE gene encoding lipid asymmetry maintenance ABC transporter permease subunit MlaE produces the protein MISAIGRYVIGGLERAGYGTRLFVRLVLEFFPLLRRPRLVTKQIHFLGNYSFVIIAVSGLFVGFVLGLQGYYTLNRYGSEQALGLLVALSLVRELGPVVTALLFAGRAGTSLTAEIGLMKAGEQLTALEMMAVDPIKTVIAPRLWAGIIAMPLLAAIFNAVGVLGGYFVGVVLIGVDPGAFWSQMQGGVQVWADVGNGVIKSIVFGFAVTFIALFQGYEAKPTPEGVSRATTKTVVFASLAVLGLDFLLTALMFS, from the coding sequence ATGATCAGCGCGATCGGACGTTACGTCATCGGCGGCCTCGAGCGCGCGGGCTACGGCACGCGGCTGTTCGTGCGCCTCGTGCTGGAATTCTTCCCGCTGCTGCGCCGGCCGCGGCTGGTCACGAAGCAGATCCACTTCCTCGGCAATTATTCGTTCGTGATCATTGCCGTGTCGGGCCTGTTCGTCGGCTTCGTGCTCGGCCTGCAGGGCTACTACACGCTGAACCGCTACGGGTCCGAGCAGGCGCTCGGCCTGCTGGTCGCGCTGTCGCTCGTGCGCGAGCTCGGCCCGGTCGTGACCGCGCTGCTGTTCGCGGGCCGCGCGGGCACGTCGCTCACGGCCGAGATCGGCCTGATGAAGGCCGGCGAGCAGCTCACCGCGCTCGAGATGATGGCCGTCGACCCGATCAAGACGGTGATCGCGCCGCGCCTGTGGGCCGGCATCATCGCGATGCCGCTGCTCGCCGCGATCTTCAACGCGGTCGGCGTGCTCGGCGGGTATTTCGTCGGCGTCGTGCTGATCGGCGTCGATCCGGGCGCGTTCTGGTCGCAGATGCAGGGCGGGGTCCAGGTGTGGGCCGACGTCGGCAACGGCGTGATCAAGAGCATCGTGTTCGGGTTCGCCGTGACCTTCATTGCACTGTTTCAAGGGTATGAAGCGAAGCCCACGCCCGAGGGCGTGTCGCGCGCGACGACCAAGACGGTCGTGTTCGCGTCGCTCGCCGTACTCGGCCTCGATTTCCTGCTGACCGCGCTGATGTTCAGCTAA
- the thpR gene encoding RNA 2',3'-cyclic phosphodiesterase: MNGDRLRAFVALMPDTASRDALHALPVTRGARRTLPAQLHVTLAFIGAIERARCDALAERLPALASAHALPLQRVERIAWWPSLPRARLIVAELAADPACTALNADLSALLRELGVPADRRPFRPHVTLARLPRDADGQPAHGGATGRPVAVRFVALTLFESRLSHDGVSHVPIVSVPIGRA; this comes from the coding sequence ATGAACGGCGACCGGCTCCGTGCGTTCGTCGCGCTGATGCCCGATACGGCATCGCGCGACGCGCTGCACGCGCTGCCGGTCACCCGCGGTGCACGGCGCACGCTGCCCGCGCAACTGCACGTAACGCTTGCGTTCATCGGCGCGATCGAACGTGCGCGGTGCGACGCGCTGGCCGAGCGGTTGCCGGCGCTCGCGAGCGCGCATGCGCTGCCGTTGCAGCGGGTCGAGCGGATCGCGTGGTGGCCGAGCCTGCCGCGCGCGCGGCTGATCGTCGCGGAACTCGCCGCCGATCCCGCCTGTACGGCGCTGAATGCCGATTTATCCGCGCTATTGCGCGAACTGGGCGTGCCGGCCGACCGCCGGCCGTTCCGGCCGCATGTGACGCTCGCGCGGCTGCCGCGCGATGCCGACGGACAGCCCGCGCACGGCGGCGCGACCGGCCGGCCGGTCGCGGTGCGCTTCGTCGCGCTGACGCTGTTCGAAAGCCGGCTGTCGCACGACGGTGTGTCGCATGTGCCGATCGTGTCGGTGCCGATCGGGCGGGCGTAG